From the genome of Setaria viridis chromosome 1, Setaria_viridis_v4.0, whole genome shotgun sequence:
ttagtttttctaattagtatccgaatactAGACACGAGACCGTTAAAGTTCACCCTGTTATCAAACAACCCTTAATCCTCCTCCGAGAGTGCGAACGGTTGCTCACCTTTACAGGTGGGTCAGAGATTCAGAGAGCTTGCTTTCACTTGCAGTCGTTGCAGTTGcagtgaagttttttttttagggtAGCGTGTCAGTTGAAACTGCTGCAGCTCGCAGCTTTTACACTGCCGCGCCGCATGCCTGCAAGCCTCCTCCCATGTCTATGGACCATGGACTCCAACGCCGATGGACTCGCACTCCGGACGCTTTTGAAAACGTCCATTGAGTTGCGACCGGTCCCCGTCCGTCTGGGCTCCGCGCCGAGCTCGGCCTCGTCGTCACCGGCAAGCGGCAACTGGCGGGGGCAAGCAGAACAAGGCCGCCAAGCTGGGTACAGCTCGTCGCCGTAcacggccgcccccggccgcgaTCAGCCTCGTTGTCCCGCCCCCGCTTGGGCCGGATCGCGGTTACGGCCGCAATATCATGCGGTGATAACAGCCAAGACCGGTGGACCGCGCGGCTGCCGGCGTGGGGAACGACACGCTGTGTCCTTGCCCCAGCATCCGTAGCACGCGCCCGCCCCTGTGTGCACCCTACCGAGACCCCAGCTGGCCAGCTCTCGGCGAGGCACGAgcctcctgagtcctgacgcCTGGCCGCTGCACGCGCTCGGCCGCAGCGGACAAGCGGTAGGGGCCCGGTGGAGTGTTCAGGCAGATCGCTCCCAGCTCCCGCTTTCCGTCTTCTCCCCTCCGGCCTCCCCCTCCTGTCCGGCTGTGCCGTGCCGTCCCGCCacgaaaatattttttttctcgccGGTCTTGCGCAGGCTCTGGCTCCCGCTCTGCCCCCTGTCAGCGGCGACTGCATCAGCAGCGTTCGCCGCTCGTCTGGCGCCCGGCCAGCCTCGCTGCACCAGCGGCCGGCGCAGTGCGCGCAGGCCATGCGAAGCGCGAACTCAAAGCTGCGCCCAAAGTTTTTCgatgttttctttttgatgAAAAGAATTTAGAAAGAGGCGTGCTTTTATCGGAGGAAAAGAAAGCACAAGTGAGTTTTTTTGGTCAGTCTTTCCTCCTCTCGAAGCGGCTCGGTCACGGCATGGCGCCATGGCGGAAATAATTAAGAACGCGGAACGAAACAAAAGGCTGACACCGTGTCAGAGGTCAGAGCGGGAGCCTGATCTTCACGTGATATGGCGAGTAGATCCACGCGGACTTTTCCCTTGCAGAAAAATTTTCACCGGTTTTTGGGGTTTTCCCGCAGCTTGTGGACAGCTCCATCAAACATTTCGTACACTCCATTCGAGCAAATATCACTTCTTGGCAAGCAAGTCCTGTGGTAAAAAATGGCCACTCCATTCGAGCACTGGCCCTCCCCATCGGCCATCGCATTGCCAAAGGCAGATGAGATAAAGCAGCAGCCGAACTCGGTCCAAAACAACGAAAAGGCCAAAAGATTTCCATGCGTGTCACCTGCTGCTGCCGTGCCAGGATGCCATTGCCACCTTCACGCCACCGCAAGCCGGCTGAGCTTCCAGGAGGTGACCCTCGTTCCTAGTGCGGACTAAAGTTACTATCATattaatatttaatatttaataggtactaattaggagtattaaatataaactaattataaaattcattgaacagatggagactaatttgcgagatgaatctattaaacctaattattccgtaatttgataatataatattacagtaaacatgtgctaatcatgaattaattaggcttgataAATTCGTCTTGTGAActagcctccatccgtgtaattagttaTATAATTAACTCACATTTAGTCCtgctaattagcctccaaaaatgctaattagcctccaaaaaTGCTACGTAACATGAATACTTtagctatccaaacaccccctcgcTACTACGGGCGTGTTTGTTTCTATAGTatctcctaaaattcctatcacatcaaatatttagatattagtattaaacataagctaattataaaactaattgcacatatgaagACTAATtggcgagataaatctattaaatctaattagtccatgattaacaatgtgatgctacagtaaacatgtgctaatgatgaattaattagatttaatagattcgcctcaaTTAGCCTtccttaatttattttttaattagctCATACTTACCTTTAATTCCGAAACCTGAATGAATTTTGTCCGGACGCCCCCTGCGACGACAGTTCCCGTTACCTCTCGAGCTGGGAGCCTGCGAGACAGAAGTTTACAGGAGCGACCAGACAACGGGAGCCGTCACGCATAAAATATATCCACCGCTTCACACTTCCTCTGACACTGCCACTGTCGCCTCGCCCCTCCCCTCGAGAACCTACCCGCCCGCGCGCCCTCGGCTCTCCGCCCCCGTCCCTCCATATAGTTCGAAATCGAAACCACCGCGGGAGCGCAACACCGGAGTCCCCCCAGATGGCCGAGGACAAGGAGACCGActcgccgcagccgccggccaAGCTACCCCGTCTCTCCTGCGCCGACACGAGCGCCGGTAAGTACACGCGGGCGCTGGGGGAGTAGGACAGGTTCTGGTCGGGTTCGTTGGAGGAGTTGATTGATCAATGTTGCTTCGTTTGCAGGGGAGGTGACCAtggcggcctcgtcgccgctggTCCTCGGGCTGGGGCTGGGActcggcgcgggcggcggcggcggtggcgagcgtgACGGCGAGGCgtccgcggcgacggcggcgcccaaGAGGGCGTCGGCGCTGACGTtcatgcagcagcaggagctgGAGCACCAGGTGCTCATCTACCGCTACTTCGCCGCGGGCGCGCCCGTGCCGGTGCACCTCGTGCTCCCCATCTGGAAgagcgtcgccgcctcctccttcggCCCGCAGCGCTTTCCCTCCCGTAAGTGCCGGCAGAGCTTACAGGCATTGCGTTTTGCTTACTACCGGCTGGTTATGGCTTGGCTGTTTCCTGGGAGAAAAAGAATATGCTTTAGCGAAACCGAAAAATGAATTTATTGTTTTGAATGGCGCGCAGTGGTGGGCCTGGGGAGCCTGTGCTTCGACTACCGCAGCAGCATGGAGCCGGAGCCCGGGCGGTGCCGGCGCACGGACGGCAAGAAGTGGCGGTGCTCCCGCGACGTGGTGCCGGGCCACAAGTACTGCGAGAGGCACGtccaccgcggccgcggccgttcAAGAAAGCCTGTGGAAGCCGCCTCCGcagctgccccgccgccgaccgcggcggccgccgccgtcagcaGCAGCCGCGGTGGCGCCCCCGTCGCCCaccacggcggcgcggccccgcACGGGCTCGGCTTCTCCCCCACCAGCGTCCTCCTCGCCCACAGCGCCGCGCGTGCCACATGAGAGCGCACGCCGTCGGCGCCACCGTCAGTCAGTCCGTCACGCTGTGCGGCTTGGGGCCTTGGGCCACACCCGGATGACGAGGGAAAACGGAATCCGCAGGGATTGCTATGTCGTGTGTGCTGCaattttttttcgttttctCTCGCAACTTTCCAAACCAGTTTGCGCCGTTCGATGGCATGCATCGCGGCGTTTGCTTCTCTTGTTACGTGTGCTGTTACGCCTTGTGCTGTGCGTGAGCCTGTGGCTTTGCGTGGCCTGCGACACCTGTACCAGGGCAGGGgatcattttcttttgttgGGTTGTGGGGAGCGCGCCTCGGTGGTGCTGGACTGCTGGTGCAGGAGGTGTGGGCGGGGGGGCCTGCCTTGTGGTTCCTCCTGGGGACGCGAGGAGGGTCGGGCCGTcggagggggagagagaaagagagagggagggacgGTGTGCAGTGCTGAGCGCTCTGACCATGTCAGAGGCTCGGGCAGTGTGAGACGTTGGATGCTGCACTCCTGTCTGCGCATGGCGCAGGCGCGCAGTGGCCTGTGGCGCGGTGGCCCCGTTGCCCACAGGCAGCGCAAACGATCGGCTGAGTGAGAACTGCTGACTCACGTCTCATGCTCTCAGCAGCACTGCAGCCAGCGCTTCCGCTCGAAGCTGCCTTCACGCGCGGGTGCGGTGATTGGTGAGTGCATGGCTCCGTAAACCTGAGATGGCTGGGATGTTGGCTTCACATTTACGTGTCCGTTTTCGTGGCATGAAGCTTCACGTTTGCAGTTGCAGGGCCTGGTGTAGAACTGAGCTGCTGGGCTGCTCCACTCCACTTCTGCTGGGCAGCTCAAACCGTGCGAAATCCTGGTCCGGCGCAGCACTTACCCGGTGCACTTAACCTAATCTTGAACCGGGTGCGCTTAATTAATCTGAACCCATTCTTCAGGTGAACATTCAAACGGCTGGAACGGTGTTCATTAGCTTCTGCTAAGGAGCTAGGTAGAGGTGAAACGACATCGAAACCTCAAACCCGACCAGACGGCTCGCGATGCACGATTCCATCGCCTTGCGCTTGCGTTTGCCCATGATACATCCGTTATGATCGTATGATCGTAtaccttttcttcctcctctgcaaACCGCGCTCGTGGATGCATGCCACAGGAGGATCTTTCGATTTCAAAGCAAACTATTCCTATGGGCCAAGGGCTCCTTGACCTGCCAGCCAATATACTGTACAGGCCGTAGCACTGTCATGCAATAATGCCGGCATCACGAGATGATCACTGGTTCCCGTGGACCGTGGGGAGCAGAACTCTCACTAGTACACCTCACTGCTCTGTCTGTGGCAAACAGGTTCAATCAACAGGCTAAACAGGCTTTGGCCTGCCGCCTGCCGCCACGCATGTGGACCTCTTTACTTCTTGAGGCTAGATGGACGATGGGCTGAACTTTCTGCTCCCCCAATAGACCTTGCCCTCAAAAAGTTCAGTCGACAAGGGAATGTGCCCACAAAAACATAGCATAAATAGTCAACCAATGTAAGCAGGAGGTTTACAAAGTTTTACCAAGTTGCAAGTCGTATATTTTGGCCCAATCCAAGTAGGCAACTACCTCGGCCTTCTCCTATCCAATGTTTGCTTCTGAATGCATAGAAGCAGCAGCCGGGCGCCAACGAAACACAAAAGCAAGTATTGTGGACCTATGAGTTCCAGTGAAGAATGGTACATGAACCACAAAGCAACTATTTCTGAAGAATGGTACTTCAGAAATTATAGGTTGGCCCATGTGTTAAACTTGAGATGACCGATTGGTAAAACGCCAGCCAGATTGTGGCAAATATACCCAGTCCATCACAATTGAAAGCTGTGGCATATATCTTGTTCTGCCACTTGCATAATACTGTTGGGATTGGATGTCGGATGCTGATTACTGAGTATCTCATACTACATGCTAGTGAGCGCGAGTAGGCACCAGAGCGCCTGAATCCTACAAAATTCAACAGTACATTTGGAGATTTATGATGCCTGGGTTGGCATTGGCAACTGTGGTGCACATAAGACTCACTAGCTACAGAAATCACCATTGAACAAGACCTAGACCGGGCACTACCATAATCCAAACAAATCtcaacatcaaagaaaaatatgaggAAAACATCAAAGCAAGTTCAAGTATCCTGAATAGAGATCCGACCTTATTGATGTTCGTCGGCAAGTTGACCCAAAATAGTAATCAGAATGCTTGAAAATCCATTCTATTTTTGAAACCTAAAATGTGCTTTGCTAGTAATTGGCATGAAGCATGAATAAACATTTTTCTTCCTCACAGGTCAGTAACACACTTGCAGCATCATACTATCCTAGACTCTAGTAAGACGAGATCAAACTACCACAAGACAATCTGCACACCGTGGCACTTTAAACATTCGCAGAGCTACTGAAAGAATCGCCAAAGTCACCTAAACAGAAGTTAAGAAAGAAAGTTACAGTCTGGATACACATCAATTGGGGAAACTTGCAGATAAGTTTCACAATATATACTTACAGTTAAGTGTCAGTTCCAAATGAAAGAGATCAGAAATCATGGGACATCAGGAGCATTAACTGACTGGGTACTCCAGGGTTACACCTTGATTCTGATCTTCAGTCATCCAAGCTGAAAAAATGATGATGCTGAATGCATATACCATTCAAGAAACCAAAGCCAATTACAATCTTATTTCTCGTCGCAAGCGTGCATATTTCTCCTGCATCCTCAAGAGCTCCCTTGAAAGCTCTTGATTCCCAGTCAGCATTAATCCGTTCAGTACACGATTGAACATAAACCTTCTAGGCAAGTAGCCTCTATCAACCATATCCACCACCATCCTCGCAGCCACTGCCATGTCCTCTGCCCTCTTACGCACAAACATTGCACTTATTATGATGTTATATGTGTCTTGGTTGGGCAAGCACTCCATCCCCTTGCTCATTCTCTCGAACAAATCCAATGCCTTCTCTATTTCCCCTTCCTCAAATGAATACCTTATAAGGACATTGTGTGCCTGAACGTTATGCTCGCAACCTTCACTCTTCATCCTCTCCAAAAGCTTCATAGCTCGGTCAATCTTCTTGGCGTGGCAGAGGCCTCGGATCAAGACGGTGTAAGTAACTACATTTGGGACATAACCTTTTCCAACCATATCATCAAAGACTGCCACAGCATCCTCCACATTGCCCTTCTTACAGATAGCCTGAATTAATGCATTATAAGTTGCCGTTGATGGTGGGCATCCTTCTTTAGACATTTCATCGAACACTTTGCGAGCTTTTTCTAGCTGCCCGGCAACACCAAGCCCGTGCAGTACGGTAGTGTACGACACGACGTCAGGCTTACCGTTCTCGTCGTTGATGCCTCTCTTCTTCATCTGAAGGAAGAAGTCCCATGCGTGCCGCAATTGTCCAGAACGGAAGAAGCCTTTGAGGATAATGTTATATGTGGCTTTCGTTGGAGCAATCCCTGATTCGACCATCTGCAGCAGGATGTCGAGCGCACGGGAGGTGTCCTTGACGCTGCACCATCCGTCGGCCAGGATGTTGAACGTGACAGCGTCAGGCGGGAACCGCCGCTCGAGGGCACGGACGAGGGAAGCAGCCTTGCCCACATGCCGCGACTTTACTAGAGCGTCGAGGAGGGAGTTGAACAACGGGAGGTCCTGCGCGACGCCGTGGGAGCGGTGGAGCGTGAGGAAGAGCCGGACGGCGATGTCGGGGCGGCGGTGCGACACCGCAAATCTCTCGAATAGGATTGGGAACGTGCGCGGGGTGAAGGCGAGCCCGTGGCGCTGGAAGAGCGCGAGGACGGAGCTCGTGAGCTGGCgcgggtggcgcaggcgcgcggcgaggtcgagcgcgAGATCGACCGTGCGCGGGGAGAGCTCGCGCGCCCGCGGGGGCAGGCGGATCAGGGCGTGGAAGAAGAGCAGGGCGCGTGGGGCGTGGTGCCACAGGAGCTTGAGGACGGCGTTGGCCACGGGGGTCGGGATCGggagcgcgggcgcgggcgcggcggcgaggagggacgCCGAGAGAGAGCGCACCGACGCGGCGGTCAGCGTGGAGGACGGGTGGTTCAGGACTAGCGCCGCGATCTGGCGCGGGCACAGGGGTGGTTTGGATGGGGATGCCGGAGGGGCGGAGGTtggggaaggcggcggtggcggtggcggcggcggcatcggggaATTTCGCGACGAGTTTTTTCCCCTTCTGCTGTGATGGGAATGGAGTTGATTTAAGGTACACGGTATTTGGATATCATGCGTTAAACTCAAAGTTTAGCccgatgttcggatgctaattaaactAATTTCAGAATCTCtaagctaattcacgagacgaatctattaaactaattaatctatcattagcaaatagttattgtagcaccacattgttaaatcatagactaattaagcttaatagattcgtctcacggatgaaactccatctatgtaattagttttataattaaactatatttaatacttctaatcctaatcagtatctaaacatctgatgtgaccggGCTAACTTTAGTCGAGCCCAACACCCCTTAGTATGGGCCGTGGCCGCTTTCAGATAATGGATTTCCGACCTCGGACTGAAACGGCCCAGTAGTGGCTCTTGTTTCCGACGGGCGACCCagacacacacaaaaaaaaaaaactagacagCTCAAAACGACGTCATGCCGCCTTCACAATCTCAAGGATGATGCGAGAACCCTGTCGACTGTCGTCGTCACCCGACGGGCTACggcgctgcagcagcagcgaccAGCGTCCAGCGAGTACGTGTGGCTTGAAACTATGCTGCAAAAAGGCCATGTTCGTGATCAGTAAAATTGTTGGACGATTTTTCGAAACCTAACACATGAGATAGCATGTAGGCCATGGGGTTCAGAGTTGAGAGTGGTGAGGCTGCTGGCCAAAGGGCATCTGTGCTTTATCCCATCAAGTTGCTCCCCCAGGACAGAAGCACGGTTACACGGACAACAGTTCACAAAAGGTGCCGCCCCACAGAAAGGACAGAACGTCGGAATCTAGCTCGTATGCTTTAGGGGCTaatgtttgatattaattaaaaatattaaatatagttt
Proteins encoded in this window:
- the LOC117844669 gene encoding growth-regulating factor 10, with protein sequence MAEDKETDSPQPPAKLPRLSCADTSAGEVTMAASSPLVLGLGLGLGAGGGGGGERDGEASAATAAPKRASALTFMQQQELEHQVLIYRYFAAGAPVPVHLVLPIWKSVAASSFGPQRFPSLVGLGSLCFDYRSSMEPEPGRCRRTDGKKWRCSRDVVPGHKYCERHVHRGRGRSRKPVEAASAAAPPPTAAAAAVSSSRGGAPVAHHGGAAPHGLGFSPTSVLLAHSAARAT
- the LOC117866192 gene encoding pentatricopeptide repeat-containing protein At1g74900, mitochondrial yields the protein MPPPPPPPPPSPTSAPPASPSKPPLCPRQIAALVLNHPSSTLTAASVRSLSASLLAAAPAPALPIPTPVANAVLKLLWHHAPRALLFFHALIRLPPRARELSPRTVDLALDLAARLRHPRQLTSSVLALFQRHGLAFTPRTFPILFERFAVSHRRPDIAVRLFLTLHRSHGVAQDLPLFNSLLDALVKSRHVGKAASLVRALERRFPPDAVTFNILADGWCSVKDTSRALDILLQMVESGIAPTKATYNIILKGFFRSGQLRHAWDFFLQMKKRGINDENGKPDVVSYTTVLHGLGVAGQLEKARKVFDEMSKEGCPPSTATYNALIQAICKKGNVEDAVAVFDDMVGKGYVPNVVTYTVLIRGLCHAKKIDRAMKLLERMKSEGCEHNVQAHNVLIRYSFEEGEIEKALDLFERMSKGMECLPNQDTYNIIISAMFVRKRAEDMAVAARMVVDMVDRGYLPRRFMFNRVLNGLMLTGNQELSRELLRMQEKYARLRREIRL